In the Candidatus Angelobacter sp. genome, one interval contains:
- a CDS encoding glycosyltransferase family 2 protein has translation MTKRLLLGAHCFAVTILLLLFPALHACVVVGNFIVHAFVLGLQLVTTRLPRVIVPRRRRLDHEPFVSIHVPTHNEPPDLLIQTLQSLGRIKWANFEVLVIDNNTTDPRLWRPVEACCRELGARFRFFHVENLKGFKAGALNYVRQFMHPRSEFVFVVDADYVVERDCLRRAVRYFTDPNVGLVQFPQEYRNIGKGNWGVALDFKHFFAAYMNMANRFECVPSTGTLSLISVAALRSTEGFSENMITEDADLGLRLTLRGYKSIYVHEAIGYGVLPHDLESLKKQRWRWAFGNAQILKLNWRHILFSGELRWRQKLGFLAHLTAWFNFNLIPSLSLILLAPLALLGLLSPLQHYIVVLSGLTLTTFMVLRFGTLFYGLRRDGHSLREIWLAYFTHLSLGWVFSASWLNCLWDHRSPFVRTNKFITRRVPGFIQTVMAELALGTALLAAGILLTVTDFVIGPAAACLMCVSRFAIVWVWHQMRHTFQLSCQVRGSDKNRGDIRGPVRSDTACEVF, from the coding sequence GGGCGCCCATTGCTTCGCCGTGACAATTCTGCTGCTTCTGTTTCCAGCCCTGCATGCCTGCGTGGTTGTGGGGAATTTTATTGTTCACGCCTTTGTTTTGGGGCTGCAACTGGTCACCACCCGGCTCCCGCGCGTCATCGTACCCAGGCGCCGGCGGCTCGACCATGAACCGTTCGTTTCAATCCATGTACCGACGCACAACGAGCCCCCTGATCTGCTGATCCAGACGCTGCAGAGTCTGGGTCGCATCAAATGGGCGAATTTTGAGGTGCTCGTGATCGACAACAATACCACTGACCCGCGATTGTGGCGTCCGGTTGAAGCGTGCTGTCGTGAGCTTGGCGCGCGCTTTAGATTTTTTCACGTCGAGAATTTGAAAGGATTCAAGGCGGGCGCCCTTAATTATGTCCGACAGTTTATGCATCCTCGTTCCGAGTTTGTTTTTGTCGTAGATGCCGATTACGTCGTCGAGCGCGACTGTCTGCGTCGGGCCGTAAGGTATTTCACGGATCCCAATGTCGGCCTTGTCCAATTCCCGCAGGAATATCGCAACATCGGCAAAGGCAACTGGGGCGTTGCCCTGGATTTCAAGCACTTCTTTGCGGCGTACATGAACATGGCCAATCGTTTCGAATGCGTTCCTTCCACGGGCACCTTGAGTCTGATCAGCGTGGCGGCCCTCCGGTCAACGGAAGGGTTTTCCGAAAATATGATCACCGAAGACGCCGATCTGGGTCTGCGCCTGACGCTGCGAGGATACAAGAGCATTTATGTTCACGAAGCCATTGGCTACGGTGTCCTGCCACACGATCTGGAAAGCCTGAAGAAGCAGCGCTGGCGTTGGGCCTTCGGTAACGCCCAAATACTCAAATTGAACTGGCGGCATATTCTTTTCAGCGGGGAATTGAGGTGGCGCCAGAAGCTGGGCTTCCTGGCCCACCTGACGGCGTGGTTCAACTTCAATCTGATTCCCAGCCTGTCGCTGATTCTGCTTGCCCCGCTGGCATTGCTCGGGTTGTTGAGCCCGCTGCAACATTACATCGTGGTACTGTCTGGACTGACGCTGACGACTTTCATGGTGCTCAGATTCGGGACGCTTTTTTACGGACTACGGCGTGATGGCCACTCGTTGCGCGAGATCTGGCTGGCTTACTTCACTCACCTGAGCCTGGGATGGGTTTTCAGCGCCAGTTGGCTCAACTGCCTCTGGGACCATCGGTCGCCGTTCGTCCGGACGAACAAGTTCATCACCCGGCGCGTGCCCGGTTTTATTCAAACGGTCATGGCGGAATTGGCGCTCGGAACCGCTTTACTGGCCGCGGGGATCCTGCTGACGGTGACAGACTTCGTGATCGGCCCGGCCGCAGCCTGTCTTATGTGTGTTTCGCGCTTTGCAATTGTCTGGGTCTGGCATCAGATGCGCCATACTTTCCAACTAAGCTGTCAAGTCCGCGGATCCGACAAAAATCGCGGGGATATCAGAGGGCCGGTACGTTCAGACACGGCTTGTGAGGTATTTTGA
- a CDS encoding thymidylate kinase, with amino-acid sequence MKSFAELNFPGRLIAVEGLDGSGKSTQIYLLKRWLELQGLKVFFSEWNSSDLVKSATSKGKKRELLTPTTFSLIHATDFADRYERQLVPLLRAGYIVLCDRYVFTAFARDTVRGCPPKWVRGIYSFAALPDLTFFFKANLEVSLHRILDGRPELKYFEAGMDLRLSTDPYESFRIFQGRVLEQYLAMSTEFNFLVIDANQRVEEQQSLVRQLLSARIDLSNYILPK; translated from the coding sequence ATGAAATCCTTTGCGGAACTGAATTTCCCCGGACGCCTCATCGCCGTTGAGGGCCTGGATGGCTCGGGCAAATCCACGCAGATTTACCTTCTGAAACGCTGGCTGGAACTGCAGGGGCTAAAGGTCTTTTTCAGTGAATGGAATTCGTCCGACCTTGTAAAAAGCGCGACCAGCAAGGGAAAGAAGCGCGAGCTGCTCACGCCGACGACATTCAGCCTGATTCACGCCACCGACTTCGCGGACCGTTACGAACGCCAGCTCGTGCCCCTGCTGCGGGCCGGATACATCGTCCTTTGCGACCGTTACGTATTTACGGCTTTCGCGCGAGACACCGTGCGCGGCTGTCCGCCCAAATGGGTTCGCGGCATTTACAGCTTCGCGGCTTTGCCCGACCTGACGTTTTTTTTCAAAGCGAACCTCGAGGTCTCGCTCCACCGCATTCTGGATGGCCGGCCCGAGTTGAAATATTTCGAGGCGGGCATGGACCTGCGACTTTCCACGGATCCCTACGAAAGCTTCCGCATTTTCCAGGGCCGTGTCCTCGAGCAGTATCTGGCCATGAGCACGGAGTTCAATTTCCTGGTCATAGATGCCAACCAGAGGGTCGAAGAGCAACAATCGCTGGTGCGCCAGTTGCTCTCGGCGCGAATTGACCTGTCGAATTACATCCTGCCGAAATGA
- a CDS encoding thymidylate kinase: MATNKRVRTMGPGKSIRRLVVPKSTPKRFYGHGIPGVDLEKLTGKLVVIEGADGSGRSTQIARLVEWLEGCGHATVQVGLKRSTLVSEELERAKQGNILSHVTLSLFYATDFADQLENIILPALKAGFMVLADRYIYTLMVRDLVRGIDEAWLKNVYGTALVPDAVFYLNVPPRLLVQRNFQKNHILDYWESGMDIGLSRDMFDCFLQYQALVEKQFRRLQSTYGFTIVNGERSVEAINAELQEKIEQVLVGQ, translated from the coding sequence ATGGCCACAAACAAACGCGTCCGCACCATGGGTCCGGGGAAAAGCATCCGCCGTCTGGTGGTTCCGAAATCCACACCGAAGCGTTTTTATGGCCACGGGATCCCCGGCGTGGATCTGGAGAAATTGACCGGGAAACTTGTGGTGATCGAGGGGGCGGACGGCTCGGGGCGTTCGACGCAAATCGCGCGACTCGTCGAGTGGCTGGAAGGTTGTGGCCACGCCACCGTGCAGGTGGGTTTGAAACGCTCCACGTTGGTGAGCGAGGAACTGGAACGCGCGAAGCAGGGGAACATTTTGAGCCACGTCACACTGAGTCTGTTTTACGCCACGGACTTCGCCGACCAGCTGGAGAATATCATCCTGCCCGCGCTCAAGGCGGGCTTCATGGTGCTGGCGGACCGTTACATTTACACGCTCATGGTGCGCGACCTGGTGCGCGGCATCGACGAGGCCTGGTTGAAAAACGTTTACGGCACCGCGCTGGTGCCGGACGCCGTGTTTTATCTCAACGTTCCCCCGCGGCTGCTCGTGCAGCGCAACTTTCAAAAAAATCACATACTTGATTACTGGGAAAGTGGCATGGATATCGGCCTGTCGCGCGACATGTTCGATTGTTTTCTGCAGTATCAAGCCCTCGTCGAAAAGCAATTCCGCCGCCTGCAATCCACTTACGGTTTCACCATCGTCAACGGCGAACGCTCGGTCGAGGCGATCAACGCCGAATTACAGGAAAAAATCGAACAGGTCCTCGTCGGCCAATGA
- a CDS encoding ROK family protein has translation MPGENDKKDCVIGVDFGGTKILAGVFDEKFECRGRARVSTKADRGVSEVIGRIARCVREAVDECDLDLKQIKAVGIGAPGAVDSESGKVIFAPNLGWNDVPLKKELEKQLDVPVVLENDCNVCTLGVYEVELKAKPRDVVGIFLGTGIGGGLILEGRLYSGFNRTAGEIGHMVLEVGGPKCGCGNKGCFEALASRTAIFRKIKDAVKEGQKTVLTEMLGPELEDLRSGDLRKAIKRGDKFVEHIIEEAAEYTGIAVSNVINIFNPEVIVIGGGLMEQLEDEMLAIIVETAMDYAMDGTTKGIEIIATKLADDAGITGGAVLARKHAE, from the coding sequence ATGCCCGGAGAGAATGATAAAAAGGACTGCGTGATCGGAGTCGATTTCGGCGGGACCAAAATCCTCGCGGGAGTGTTCGACGAGAAATTCGAGTGCCGCGGACGGGCCCGCGTGAGCACGAAGGCGGACCGCGGCGTGAGCGAAGTCATCGGACGCATCGCCCGCTGCGTCCGCGAGGCTGTTGATGAATGCGACCTCGATTTGAAGCAAATCAAGGCCGTCGGCATTGGCGCGCCCGGGGCCGTGGATTCGGAGTCCGGCAAGGTCATCTTCGCGCCCAACCTCGGCTGGAACGACGTGCCGTTGAAGAAGGAACTGGAGAAACAACTGGATGTTCCGGTCGTTCTGGAGAACGACTGCAACGTCTGCACACTGGGGGTTTATGAGGTGGAGTTGAAGGCGAAGCCGCGCGATGTCGTCGGCATTTTTCTGGGCACTGGCATCGGCGGCGGGCTGATCCTCGAGGGCAGGCTGTATTCAGGTTTCAATCGAACCGCGGGCGAAATCGGCCACATGGTGTTGGAAGTGGGCGGACCGAAGTGCGGCTGCGGCAACAAGGGCTGTTTCGAAGCGCTGGCCAGCCGCACCGCCATTTTCCGTAAAATCAAGGACGCGGTGAAAGAGGGCCAGAAGACGGTCTTGACGGAAATGCTCGGGCCGGAGCTGGAGGATTTGCGAAGCGGTGACCTGCGCAAGGCCATCAAACGCGGCGACAAGTTCGTCGAGCACATCATCGAAGAGGCCGCGGAATACACCGGCATTGCCGTGTCAAACGTGATCAACATTTTCAACCCTGAAGTGATCGTCATCGGCGGCGGATTGATGGAGCAGTTGGAGGATGAAATGCTGGCGATCATCGTGGAGACGGCGATGGATTACGCCATGGACGGCACCACCAAAGGGATCGAAATCATCGCCACGAAGCTCGCGGACGACGCGGGCATCACGGGAGGGGCCGTGCTGGCCCGCAAGCACGCCGAGTAA
- a CDS encoding Ppx/GppA family phosphatase — translation MENTEQAFPSASPPGPSTAGSVRRAVIDIGTNSVKLLVAAVSGRRVEPLLEGSEQTRLGSGFYETRRLQPAAIAHTARVVAGFGEKAREWAAAPIRVIATSATRDATNQDELLDAVRRAAGLEVEIISGEQEADWVFRGVVSDPVFGGRPLLIVDVGGGSTEFILGNGDQQRFRHSFPIGTVRLMEQLSRNDPPSTAAWERCRATVNSFLDGHVLPAVAPELRAFPARAVQLVGTGGTTTILARIELGLVAFDRDRIEAFRLGREQIVRLRERLWNLPLTERRKIAGLPSDRADVILTGVSIYESLMEKFDFSDLRASTRGLRFAAVMDKAGGPVL, via the coding sequence ATGGAAAATACCGAACAAGCCTTTCCATCCGCTTCCCCACCCGGACCTTCAACCGCAGGTTCCGTTCGCCGGGCGGTCATTGATATCGGGACCAACTCGGTCAAATTGCTGGTGGCGGCCGTATCAGGACGACGCGTCGAGCCACTGCTGGAGGGGAGCGAGCAGACCCGGTTGGGCAGCGGCTTTTACGAGACACGCCGTTTGCAACCGGCTGCCATTGCCCACACGGCGCGTGTCGTGGCCGGGTTCGGGGAGAAAGCGCGCGAGTGGGCGGCGGCGCCCATACGTGTGATTGCGACCAGTGCCACGCGGGACGCCACCAATCAGGACGAACTTCTTGACGCCGTCCGCAGGGCGGCCGGCCTCGAGGTGGAGATCATTTCCGGAGAACAAGAGGCTGACTGGGTATTTCGCGGGGTCGTTTCCGATCCCGTCTTTGGCGGCCGGCCTCTCCTGATCGTCGATGTTGGAGGTGGAAGCACAGAATTCATCCTGGGCAACGGGGACCAACAACGGTTCCGCCACAGTTTTCCAATCGGCACAGTGCGCTTGATGGAGCAACTGTCGCGAAATGATCCGCCGTCCACCGCCGCGTGGGAGCGCTGCCGCGCGACAGTGAACTCGTTTTTGGATGGACATGTCCTGCCGGCCGTCGCGCCCGAACTGCGGGCCTTCCCGGCGCGCGCCGTGCAACTGGTGGGCACGGGCGGTACGACGACGATTCTGGCCAGAATCGAACTCGGGCTTGTCGCCTTCGACCGCGACCGCATCGAAGCGTTCCGGCTCGGGCGCGAACAAATCGTCCGTTTGCGCGAGCGCCTGTGGAATCTGCCGCTGACCGAAAGGAGAAAAATCGCCGGCCTGCCGTCCGACCGCGCCGACGTGATCTTGACCGGCGTGTCGATCTACGAGTCCTTGATGGAGAAGTTTGATTTTTCTGATTTGCGGGCCAGCACGCGCGGCCTGCGTTTCGCGGCAGTGATGGACAAAGCCGGCGGCCCGGTTCTTTGA
- a CDS encoding type II secretion system protein, with the protein MRDEHMAMRRAFTLIELLVVIAIIAILAGLLLPTLSKAKAKAQSIACLNNLKQWGYATQIYLVDNNDFLPPDGSPNGISVSGGWYIDLPRVLGLKPYNELPWRTNAAIPLEKSIWICPANTNRSNGNNLFHYCLNEHVNGTGVNNMPVRHSTINRPTQVVWLFDNGKKAAVAQQNNVHTNLHARGAQFTFLDGHAARFRNLAYWDFKTDKGRTNNPDVIWIPNVD; encoded by the coding sequence ATGCGGGACGAACACATGGCGATGAGGCGTGCCTTTACCTTGATCGAGTTGCTGGTGGTCATTGCCATCATTGCGATCCTCGCCGGCTTGCTGTTGCCCACGCTCAGCAAGGCGAAGGCAAAAGCTCAAAGCATTGCTTGTTTGAACAACTTAAAGCAATGGGGGTATGCGACACAGATCTACCTTGTTGACAACAACGATTTTCTGCCACCGGACGGTTCGCCCAACGGAATTTCGGTAAGTGGAGGTTGGTACATCGATCTCCCCCGTGTCCTGGGTCTCAAACCGTATAACGAGCTGCCCTGGCGAACGAACGCGGCGATCCCGCTGGAAAAGTCCATTTGGATTTGCCCGGCAAACACCAATCGCAGCAACGGGAATAATCTGTTTCACTACTGCCTCAACGAGCATGTCAATGGCACCGGCGTCAACAATATGCCGGTCCGGCACTCGACCATAAACCGGCCGACCCAAGTGGTATGGCTCTTCGATAACGGAAAAAAAGCGGCAGTTGCCCAGCAAAACAACGTTCACACCAATCTTCACGCCCGCGGTGCGCAGTTCACCTTCCTAGACGGCCATGCGGCCCGTTTCCGCAATCTGGCGTATTGGGATTTCAAGACTGACAAGGGGCGCACGAATAACCCCGACGTGATCTGGATTCCGAACGTTGACTAG